One part of the Neisseria zalophi genome encodes these proteins:
- a CDS encoding HlyD family type I secretion periplasmic adaptor subunit — MSSENNIKSKDLALVNDLNAALQKEKHSGQFWVIILFFIFLVVFVIWAYNSPIEEVTRGQGNVIPSSREQVVQSLDPGIITEMLVKEGDVVEKDQVLLRLDDTRSSAILRESEAKVQNLEAMIARLKAEALGAPLNFPDGISDELRQRERAAFVARRRSVTDAIHNLSVSKATLDKEISITAPMVAQGVVSEVELLRMQRESSDLALQISERKNRYMADANNELVQAESELAQAKENMAMRADPVERSQIRAPMRGIVKNIQINTVGGVVNVGQDILQIVPLDDKLLVEAYIRPQDVAFMRPGLPAVVKVSAYDYSIYGGLDGKVTLISPDTVSNTNQARANDLKLDPNQVYYRILVQTDSNSLKDRNGQEMPIIPGMVATVDVKTGEKTVFQYLIKPITRMKQALRER; from the coding sequence ATGAGTAGCGAAAACAATATCAAGTCTAAAGATTTGGCATTAGTCAATGATTTGAATGCCGCTTTACAAAAAGAAAAGCATAGTGGGCAGTTTTGGGTCATTATTTTGTTTTTTATATTTTTGGTTGTCTTTGTGATTTGGGCGTATAACAGCCCGATTGAAGAAGTGACCCGTGGACAGGGTAATGTGATTCCTAGTAGCAGAGAGCAGGTTGTACAAAGTCTTGATCCTGGTATCATTACCGAAATGTTGGTAAAAGAAGGGGATGTGGTTGAAAAAGATCAGGTTTTATTAAGACTGGATGATACAAGAAGCTCGGCAATTTTGCGTGAAAGTGAAGCAAAAGTACAAAACCTTGAAGCAATGATTGCCCGTTTGAAAGCTGAAGCATTAGGCGCCCCGTTAAATTTCCCTGATGGGATCAGTGATGAATTAAGGCAACGGGAACGTGCTGCTTTTGTTGCTCGCCGCCGCTCTGTAACGGATGCTATCCATAATTTAAGCGTTAGCAAGGCAACATTGGATAAAGAAATCAGTATTACTGCACCGATGGTGGCTCAAGGTGTGGTTTCAGAAGTAGAGTTGTTACGTATGCAACGTGAGTCAAGTGATTTGGCATTGCAAATTTCCGAACGGAAAAATCGTTATATGGCAGATGCCAATAACGAGTTAGTGCAGGCTGAATCGGAGCTTGCTCAAGCCAAAGAGAATATGGCGATGCGTGCCGACCCTGTTGAGCGTTCACAAATTCGAGCACCGATGCGTGGTATTGTGAAAAATATTCAAATCAATACGGTTGGTGGTGTTGTGAATGTCGGTCAAGATATTCTGCAAATAGTACCGTTGGATGATAAATTATTGGTTGAGGCTTATATCCGTCCTCAAGATGTAGCATTTATGCGCCCGGGATTGCCTGCCGTCGTAAAGGTGAGTGCTTATGATTATTCGATTTATGGTGGTTTGGATGGTAAGGTTACATTAATTAGCCCTGATACAGTGAGTAATACTAATCAGGCAAGGGCAAATGATTTGAAATTGGATCCTAATCAGGTTTATTACCGGATTTTGGTTCAAACGGATTCCAACAGTTTAAAAGACCGTAATGGACAAGAAATGCCGATTATTCCAGGTATGGTAGCAACAGTAGATGTGAAAACTGGAGAAAAAACTGTTTTCCAATATCTCATCAAACCGATTACCCGTATGAAACAAGCATTGAGAGAGCGTTAA
- a CDS encoding deoxyguanosinetriphosphate triphosphohydrolase has translation MNWQQLLSTRRFRLKDGEIVPTITPSTQEGADALRTDFHIDYDRVVFSGAFRRLGRKTQVHPFAEHDHTHNRLTHSVEVASVGRSLGNRVGVMLQAGGFLPQGNTPSDIGAVVQVACLAHDLGNPPFGHTGEDALRDWFRNPANSHYLNTLSTAERNDIQTYEGNAHSLRILASLEMYRNKGGMRLTAATIGALLKYPWTTLDPAGVKKFNIYQTELPFIRRVAEELGLLEQGGDRWARHPLSYLMEAADDICYALLDLEDAVEIGLLGDAEVESILSELTFTETAGAWQAQSSRQRCAMLRGMAIGRAIDDVAQTFMTHQQDLLGGTFKGKDLLALCSPEVQNTLEKAKELARTRIFRHQSKLITEIAAFPCLGSVLDLLVPAVYALIVEGQVSTRQSLALELLKQDDPVTLENSLYQAYMKILDFVGGMTDNAAAKMAREVSGIGMV, from the coding sequence ATGAATTGGCAGCAATTGCTTTCTACCCGTCGGTTCCGTTTGAAAGATGGAGAAATCGTTCCGACTATTACGCCGTCAACCCAAGAGGGTGCCGATGCGTTACGCACGGATTTTCATATTGATTATGATAGGGTTGTGTTTTCCGGCGCATTTCGCCGCTTGGGGCGCAAAACACAAGTTCATCCGTTTGCCGAGCACGACCATACCCATAACCGCTTAACGCATAGTGTTGAAGTGGCCAGTGTCGGGCGTAGTTTGGGAAACCGTGTCGGTGTTATGCTTCAGGCCGGTGGCTTTTTACCGCAAGGCAATACCCCGAGCGATATCGGTGCGGTGGTGCAGGTGGCTTGTTTGGCACATGACTTAGGCAATCCGCCTTTCGGTCATACCGGTGAAGATGCGTTGCGCGATTGGTTTCGCAATCCGGCAAACAGTCATTATTTAAATACCTTATCAACGGCCGAGCGCAATGATATTCAGACCTATGAAGGAAATGCACATAGTTTGCGGATTTTGGCCAGCTTGGAAATGTATCGCAATAAAGGCGGCATGCGTTTAACGGCAGCAACGATTGGTGCTTTATTGAAATATCCGTGGACAACACTTGACCCTGCCGGCGTGAAAAAATTTAATATTTATCAGACCGAATTGCCTTTTATCCGTAGAGTGGCGGAAGAGTTAGGATTACTAGAGCAGGGTGGTGATCGTTGGGCACGGCATCCTTTGTCTTATTTAATGGAAGCCGCAGATGATATTTGTTATGCCTTGCTGGATTTGGAAGACGCGGTAGAAATCGGGCTGTTGGGTGACGCGGAAGTGGAAAGCATTTTATCGGAATTAACGTTCACCGAAACCGCAGGTGCATGGCAGGCACAAAGCAGCCGCCAACGTTGCGCTATGTTGCGCGGTATGGCTATCGGACGTGCGATTGACGATGTGGCACAAACGTTTATGACACATCAACAAGATTTACTTGGCGGCACGTTTAAAGGAAAAGATTTATTGGCCTTGTGTAGCCCTGAGGTTCAAAATACGCTTGAAAAAGCCAAAGAATTGGCACGTACGCGTATTTTCCGTCATCAAAGCAAATTGATTACTGAGATTGCGGCTTTCCCATGCTTGGGTTCGGTATTGGATTTATTGGTTCCGGCAGTGTATGCTTTGATTGTGGAAGGCCAAGTGAGTACTCGGCAATCTTTGGCTTTGGAATTATTGAAACAAGATGATCCGGTCACACTTGAAAATTCACTCTATCAGGCATATATGAAAATTCTAGACTTTGTCGGCGGTATGACGGATAACGCAGCGGCTAAGATGGCGCGAGAAGTTTCCGGTATCGGAATGGTTTAG
- the rho gene encoding transcription termination factor Rho — MHVSELQTQHISKLLEMAEQNGIENGNRLRKQDLVFAIVRQLMKQGQSFTCSGTLEILPDGFGFLRSSDTSYLAGPDDIYVSPSQIRRFNLHTGDTIEGSVRVPKDNERYFALVRLDTINGDNPEVCKHKILFENLTPLFPTKQLKLERDIKAEENLTSRAIDLVSPIGRGQRALLVAPPKTGKTVMLQNIAHAITANYPEVELIVLLIDERPEEVTEMARSVRGEVVSSTFDEPASRHVQVAEMVLEKAKRMVEHKKDVVILLDSITRLARAYNTVVPASGKILTGGVDANALHRPKRFFGAARNVEEGGSLTIIATALVETGSRMDDVIYEEFKGTGNMELHLDRRMAEKRMFPAININKSGTRREELLVPNDQLQRMWLLRKFLHPMDEIEATEFLIGKLKDSKNNNDFFELMRGK; from the coding sequence ATGCACGTTTCCGAATTACAAACCCAACATATATCCAAACTTCTGGAAATGGCCGAACAGAACGGTATTGAAAATGGTAACCGTCTGCGCAAACAAGATCTTGTTTTTGCCATTGTCCGTCAACTGATGAAACAGGGGCAGTCTTTCACCTGTTCCGGTACTTTGGAAATCCTACCCGACGGTTTCGGATTTCTACGCAGCTCAGATACTTCTTATTTGGCAGGGCCGGATGATATTTATGTTTCGCCAAGTCAAATCCGCCGTTTTAATCTGCATACAGGCGATACGATTGAAGGCAGCGTGCGTGTTCCCAAAGACAACGAACGTTATTTTGCCCTTGTCCGCCTTGATACGATTAATGGTGACAACCCCGAAGTTTGCAAACATAAAATTCTTTTTGAAAATCTCACTCCACTTTTCCCAACAAAGCAACTCAAGCTCGAACGCGATATTAAAGCAGAAGAAAATTTAACCAGTCGCGCTATTGATTTGGTTTCGCCTATCGGTCGCGGTCAGCGTGCTTTATTGGTTGCCCCTCCGAAAACCGGTAAAACCGTAATGCTGCAAAATATTGCCCATGCGATTACAGCAAATTATCCCGAAGTTGAATTGATTGTTCTGCTGATTGATGAGCGCCCTGAGGAAGTTACCGAAATGGCACGCAGCGTGCGTGGTGAAGTGGTGTCTTCTACGTTTGACGAACCGGCTTCGCGCCATGTTCAGGTGGCCGAAATGGTTTTGGAAAAAGCCAAACGCATGGTAGAGCATAAGAAAGACGTGGTGATTTTGCTTGATTCGATTACCCGTTTGGCTCGTGCTTATAATACGGTTGTCCCGGCATCCGGAAAAATCTTGACCGGTGGTGTCGATGCCAATGCATTGCATCGTCCGAAGCGGTTTTTCGGTGCGGCACGAAATGTGGAAGAGGGTGGCTCTCTAACCATTATTGCAACGGCATTAGTAGAAACCGGCAGCCGTATGGACGATGTGATTTATGAAGAGTTTAAAGGTACGGGTAATATGGAATTGCATCTCGACCGCCGTATGGCTGAAAAACGCATGTTCCCGGCCATTAATATCAATAAATCGGGTACCCGTCGCGAAGAATTATTGGTACCGAATGACCAATTGCAACGTATGTGGCTGTTGCGGAAATTCCTGCACCCCATGGATGAAATCGAAGCAACCGAGTTTTTAATCGGTAAGCTGAAAGATTCCAAAAACAACAATGATTTTTTTGAGTTAATGCGTGGCAAGTAA
- a CDS encoding (S)-acetoin forming diacetyl reductase, with protein MVKVAIVTGAGQGIGLAIAKRLHKDGFKIGIIDYDKKTADAAAKNFPENDAFVAIADVSKRDQLFEAFDKIVSNFGDLHVVVNNAGIAPTTPLDTITEEVFQKTFAINVGGVIWGSQAAYKYFKKFNHGGKIINASSQAGCVGNPNLTVYGGTKFAIRGITQTLARDLAPEGITVTAYAPGIVKTPMMFDIAHQVGKNAGKDDEWGMESFAKDITLKRLSEPEDVANAVSFLAGEDSNYITGQTIVVDGGMVFH; from the coding sequence ATGGTTAAAGTAGCTATTGTAACTGGCGCTGGCCAAGGAATTGGCCTTGCTATCGCAAAACGACTGCATAAAGATGGTTTTAAAATTGGTATTATTGATTATGATAAAAAAACAGCTGACGCAGCTGCTAAGAATTTTCCTGAAAATGATGCCTTTGTCGCTATAGCAGACGTTTCAAAGAGAGATCAATTATTTGAAGCATTTGATAAAATTGTATCGAATTTTGGTGATCTACATGTTGTTGTCAACAATGCCGGTATAGCACCGACAACACCACTAGATACAATTACAGAAGAAGTGTTTCAAAAAACTTTTGCAATCAATGTTGGTGGTGTTATTTGGGGAAGTCAAGCTGCTTATAAATACTTTAAAAAATTTAATCATGGCGGCAAAATTATCAATGCTTCTTCTCAAGCAGGTTGCGTGGGTAATCCCAACTTAACTGTTTATGGTGGCACCAAGTTTGCTATTCGCGGTATCACTCAAACACTTGCTCGTGACCTAGCTCCTGAGGGTATTACTGTAACAGCGTATGCGCCTGGTATTGTTAAAACACCAATGATGTTTGATATTGCTCATCAAGTTGGAAAAAATGCAGGTAAAGACGACGAATGGGGCATGGAGTCATTTGCTAAAGATATTACTTTAAAACGACTCTCAGAACCTGAAGATGTTGCTAATGCCGTTTCATTTTTAGCTGGAGAAGATTCTAATTATATTACTGGTCAAACAATTGTTGTTGATGGTGGTATGGTCTTCCATTAA
- a CDS encoding aldehyde dehydrogenase family protein, with protein sequence MASKNHTQHWINGEWVNTGSNRETINPSTGEVIGTYVKGGKEEAEQAIKAAQEAFANTDWRTNRELRHKVLLEMAEAFEARKEDLATMIATENGKLFAEASFEAEFVKPGLHFAAATVYTDYGRAAEWGAGKYSMLVKEPVGVVGISTPWNSPLALLIRSLAPALAVGCTTVLKMPDQTALTNGLIAEVLASVKSLPKGVINMVTGGHEVLEPLISNPAVPVISFTGSTSTGRALQVEGAKYLKRLSLELGGKTPLIVFDDADLDALIPKAVKALTVFSGQFCMTGSRILVQKGIADEVRKRLSEALSQVKVGPAMDPQYDMGALIDMKNVQRVNGMVEDAIAKGAKALVRGGPYTEGELAKGAFYRPTLLEVNDSQADIVQLEVFGPVLTLEVFETEREAVEKANATEYGLAASIWTRDVDRPLRVGREIEAGTVWINDWVVMRDEFEEGGYKQSGVGRLRGMTSVSEFVEVKHIVLQPGTIDK encoded by the coding sequence ATGGCATCAAAAAATCATACACAACATTGGATAAATGGCGAATGGGTTAATACCGGCAGCAACCGGGAAACCATTAACCCTTCTACCGGTGAAGTCATTGGCACCTACGTTAAGGGTGGCAAAGAAGAAGCGGAACAGGCTATCAAAGCCGCTCAAGAAGCATTTGCTAATACGGATTGGAGAACCAATCGTGAATTGCGTCATAAAGTTCTGTTGGAAATGGCAGAGGCTTTTGAAGCGCGCAAAGAAGATTTGGCTACTATGATTGCCACTGAAAACGGTAAATTATTTGCTGAAGCCAGCTTTGAAGCAGAATTTGTCAAACCCGGTTTGCACTTCGCCGCCGCTACGGTTTATACAGACTATGGTCGTGCCGCAGAATGGGGTGCTGGTAAATATTCTATGTTGGTGAAAGAGCCTGTTGGTGTGGTGGGTATCAGCACACCTTGGAATTCACCGCTTGCTTTGTTAATCCGTTCTTTGGCACCTGCTTTGGCTGTTGGTTGTACAACTGTATTGAAAATGCCGGATCAAACTGCATTAACCAACGGTTTGATCGCTGAAGTTTTAGCCAGCGTAAAATCATTGCCCAAAGGTGTGATTAATATGGTGACCGGCGGCCATGAAGTATTGGAGCCTCTGATTTCCAATCCAGCCGTTCCCGTTATCAGCTTTACCGGCAGCACCAGCACCGGACGCGCTTTGCAAGTGGAAGGTGCGAAATACCTCAAGCGCTTAAGCTTGGAGCTTGGCGGTAAAACACCGTTAATCGTGTTTGATGATGCCGATTTGGATGCCCTGATTCCTAAAGCAGTTAAAGCACTGACTGTATTCTCAGGACAATTCTGTATGACCGGTAGCCGTATTTTGGTACAAAAAGGTATTGCCGACGAAGTACGCAAACGCCTGTCTGAAGCATTGTCTCAAGTGAAAGTCGGCCCGGCAATGGATCCGCAATACGATATGGGTGCCTTGATTGACATGAAAAATGTTCAACGTGTGAACGGCATGGTGGAAGATGCGATTGCCAAAGGTGCGAAAGCATTGGTTCGCGGCGGTCCTTACACTGAAGGTGAATTGGCTAAAGGTGCGTTCTACCGTCCTACTTTGTTGGAAGTGAATGACAGTCAAGCCGATATCGTTCAATTAGAAGTTTTCGGCCCCGTGTTGACTTTGGAAGTATTCGAAACAGAGCGTGAAGCCGTTGAGAAAGCCAATGCAACCGAATACGGCTTGGCAGCAAGTATTTGGACCAGAGACGTTGACCGTCCTTTACGCGTTGGTCGTGAAATCGAAGCCGGTACCGTTTGGATTAACGACTGGGTTGTTATGCGTGACGAATTTGAAGAAGGTGGTTACAAACAAAGTGGTGTCGGCCGTCTGCGCGGTATGACCAGCGTTAGCGAATTCGTAGAAGTGAAACACATTGTGTTACAACCGGGTACTATTGATAAATAA
- a CDS encoding hemolysin family protein translates to MSILEAGFVLFLLILMSGFVSAAELALASSRKIKLQVMGKEGDVRALEVLAMQEQPGSFITIVQIGLNAVAVLGGIIGEAAIRPFFSQLFSRYGISSGWESAASLLSFLLVTAVFILFADLMPKRFAMINPERVAVRVVRPVMLLIFILKPLVFLFDGMANLLFRSLRISTVRTDQLTSEDIYAVVDAGAQAGVLKQQEHYLIENIFDMQTRTVTSTMNTREHIVYVDKDDNMDSVLAKMDEMPHAKILVCDGELEKVLGYIESHTFLTLYLKEKNIRPIDRRVLRKALFIPDTLSLYEVLETFKNAGEDFAVIINEYALVVGVVTLKDVMNIVMGELVATEEEPQIIRRDETSWLIDGATPMEDVMRALDIPIFPDAENYETLSGFMMYSLRKIPKKTDFVIFDKYKFEIIDTENFKIDQLLVSVNQDAPESDNSNLSVKEAG, encoded by the coding sequence ATGAGTATTCTCGAAGCCGGTTTTGTTTTATTCTTATTGATTCTAATGAGTGGGTTTGTTTCCGCCGCCGAGTTAGCACTTGCATCTTCGCGCAAAATCAAATTACAGGTGATGGGTAAAGAAGGGGATGTGCGTGCATTGGAAGTGTTGGCGATGCAGGAGCAGCCGGGCAGCTTTATTACGATTGTTCAAATCGGCCTGAATGCGGTTGCGGTTTTGGGCGGTATTATCGGTGAAGCGGCTATCCGTCCTTTTTTCAGTCAATTATTCAGCCGTTACGGCATATCTTCAGGGTGGGAATCTGCGGCATCTTTATTGTCTTTTTTATTGGTTACGGCGGTGTTTATTTTATTCGCTGATCTGATGCCCAAGCGCTTCGCCATGATTAACCCCGAACGCGTGGCAGTGCGCGTGGTGCGTCCGGTGATGTTGTTGATTTTTATTTTGAAGCCGTTGGTATTTTTATTCGACGGTATGGCTAATCTGCTATTCCGGTCATTGAGAATTTCAACGGTACGCACGGATCAACTGACTTCAGAAGATATTTATGCGGTAGTGGATGCTGGCGCGCAGGCGGGGGTATTAAAGCAGCAGGAACATTATCTGATTGAAAATATTTTCGATATGCAAACGCGCACGGTAACTTCAACCATGAACACGCGCGAACATATTGTTTATGTCGATAAAGACGATAATATGGACAGCGTGTTGGCCAAAATGGATGAAATGCCGCACGCCAAAATTCTGGTGTGCGACGGCGAATTGGAAAAAGTGCTTGGTTATATCGAATCGCATACGTTTCTAACGCTTTATCTGAAAGAAAAAAATATCCGCCCGATTGATCGTAGGGTATTGCGCAAAGCCTTGTTTATTCCCGACACCTTGTCTTTATACGAAGTATTGGAAACATTTAAAAATGCCGGTGAAGATTTTGCGGTGATTATTAATGAATACGCTTTGGTAGTGGGTGTGGTGACGTTGAAAGACGTGATGAATATTGTGATGGGCGAATTGGTGGCGACAGAAGAAGAACCGCAGATTATCCGGCGTGATGAAACTTCTTGGCTGATAGACGGTGCCACGCCTATGGAAGATGTGATGCGGGCATTGGATATTCCTATATTTCCAGATGCGGAAAATTATGAAACCTTAAGCGGTTTTATGATGTATTCGTTGCGGAAGATTCCAAAGAAAACCGATTTTGTGATTTTCGATAAATATAAATTTGAAATTATCGATACGGAGAATTTTAAAATCGATCAGTTGTTGGTATCGGTTAATCAAGATGCACCGGAATCTGACAATAGCAATCTATCCGTTAAAGAAGCGGGATAG
- a CDS encoding glutamine--tRNA ligase/YqeY domain fusion protein has product MMNKDQFADHHFIRNIIEEDLESGKTHAIQTRFPPEPNGYLHIGHAKSICLNFGLAYVYDGLCNLRFDDTNPEKENQEYVDAIKEDVQWLGFQWAGEPRYASDYFDQLFDYAVGLIRDGKAYVDDLTPEEMRAYRGTLTEPGKNSPYRDRSVEENLDLFMRMKNGEFPDGSKTLRLKIDMAAGNVNLRDPVIYRIRRAHHHNTGDKWCIYPMYDYTHAISDAIEHVTHSLCTLEFEAHRPLYDWVLDNIPIDNHPHQYEFSRLELLYSITSKRKLNQLVSDGHVKGWDDPRMPTISGMRRRGYTPEGLRLFAKRVGISKSENVVDMSVLEGAIREELEDSSPRMMAVLNPIKVTLTNFEAGKTQSRSAPYHPHHEEMGEREVPISSTIYIEADDFSENPPKGWQRLTPGGEVRLRYSYVIKCDEVVKDDSGKVIELKCSIDHDTLGKKPEGRKVKGVIHWLSAEHAVTATVRLYDRLFTEPRPDAIRGEDGEYRPFTDFLNPDSVQEVTAYVEPVAATLAPESRWQFERLGYFVTDRFDHSKEQLVFNRTVSLKDTWQKTS; this is encoded by the coding sequence ATGATGAATAAAGACCAATTTGCAGACCACCACTTTATCCGAAATATTATTGAGGAAGATTTGGAAAGTGGTAAAACACATGCTATTCAAACCCGTTTCCCTCCTGAACCCAATGGTTATTTGCATATCGGCCATGCTAAATCTATTTGCTTGAATTTCGGATTGGCCTATGTGTATGACGGTTTATGTAATTTGCGGTTTGATGATACGAATCCTGAAAAAGAAAACCAAGAATACGTTGATGCCATTAAAGAAGATGTTCAATGGCTGGGCTTCCAGTGGGCGGGCGAACCGAGATATGCTTCCGACTACTTTGATCAATTGTTTGATTATGCCGTTGGTTTGATTCGTGACGGTAAAGCTTATGTAGATGATTTAACGCCGGAAGAAATGCGTGCATATCGTGGTACATTGACCGAACCCGGTAAAAACAGCCCGTATCGTGACCGCAGTGTCGAAGAAAATCTCGATTTGTTTATGCGCATGAAAAACGGTGAGTTTCCGGATGGCAGCAAAACTTTGCGCTTAAAAATTGATATGGCTGCCGGTAATGTTAATCTTCGCGACCCTGTGATTTATCGGATTCGCCGGGCACATCATCATAATACCGGTGATAAGTGGTGTATCTATCCGATGTATGATTATACCCATGCTATTTCGGATGCGATTGAACACGTTACTCATTCGTTGTGTACGCTTGAGTTTGAAGCGCATCGTCCGCTTTATGACTGGGTGTTAGATAATATTCCTATCGATAATCATCCGCATCAATATGAATTTTCCCGTTTGGAATTGCTGTATTCGATTACATCCAAACGGAAACTCAATCAGTTGGTTTCAGACGGCCATGTTAAAGGCTGGGATGATCCGCGTATGCCGACTATTTCCGGTATGCGTCGTCGCGGTTATACACCGGAAGGCTTGCGCTTATTTGCCAAACGAGTGGGGATTTCCAAATCAGAAAATGTGGTGGATATGAGCGTGCTTGAGGGTGCTATTCGTGAAGAATTGGAAGACTCTTCGCCACGAATGATGGCGGTTTTGAATCCGATTAAAGTCACATTGACTAATTTTGAAGCAGGTAAAACCCAAAGCCGTAGTGCACCTTATCATCCGCATCATGAAGAAATGGGTGAGAGGGAAGTACCAATTTCTTCCACCATTTATATTGAAGCCGACGATTTTAGTGAAAATCCGCCTAAAGGTTGGCAACGGTTGACGCCTGGCGGCGAAGTTCGTTTGCGTTACAGCTATGTCATTAAATGTGATGAAGTGGTAAAAGATGACAGCGGTAAAGTGATTGAACTCAAATGTAGCATTGATCATGATACTTTGGGTAAAAAACCGGAAGGTCGTAAAGTGAAAGGTGTGATTCATTGGCTTTCGGCCGAGCATGCGGTTACGGCTACCGTTCGTTTATATGATCGTTTATTTACCGAACCGAGACCCGATGCGATTCGTGGCGAAGATGGCGAATACCGACCGTTTACCGATTTTCTGAATCCTGATTCGGTGCAAGAGGTGACTGCTTATGTCGAGCCCGTCGCGGCTACGCTGGCTCCGGAAAGCCGTTGGCAATTCGAACGGTTGGGTTATTTTGTGACCGATCGTTTTGACCACAGTAAAGAACAACTGGTGTTTAACCGTACGGTGAGCTTAAAAGATACCTGGCAAAAAACATCTTGA
- the serC gene encoding phosphoserine transaminase, with translation MLPPIYNFSAGPAILPDSVLSTAQNEMFDYNGTGFSVMTMSHRSEVFMSILYHAEQDLRQLLNIPDNYKVLFLQGGASAQFNMVVMNFANGFKRVDSVVTGNWSAIAHSQMGKLSDAEIHLAADGGKMFNYTNLPPVNSWDIDKNSAFVHFVINETVHGVQYREVPKLGDDMPPLVCDMSSEILSRPINVSDFGVIYAGAQKNIGPSGATIVIIREDLLDRCSDRIPDVWNYKSHIQKQGMYNTPATYPIYISGLVFRWLQSQGGVAHMETINTLKAKTLYEAIDNSGGFYINNVHPGARSKMNVIFTTGDKRLDELFAQESTTRGLQLLRGYKTMGGMRASIYNAMTLQGVEALIAFMEEFQRRYG, from the coding sequence ATGTTACCCCCGATTTATAACTTTTCCGCCGGCCCGGCCATTTTGCCGGATTCCGTATTGAGCACGGCTCAAAATGAAATGTTTGACTACAACGGCACGGGTTTCTCGGTGATGACCATGAGTCACCGTTCCGAAGTGTTTATGAGCATTTTGTATCATGCCGAACAAGACTTGCGCCAATTGTTAAATATTCCCGATAACTATAAGGTATTGTTTTTACAAGGTGGTGCCAGCGCGCAATTTAATATGGTGGTGATGAATTTTGCGAATGGTTTTAAGCGTGTGGATTCTGTGGTAACGGGCAATTGGTCTGCTATCGCCCATTCTCAAATGGGTAAATTGTCCGATGCGGAAATTCACCTGGCGGCCGATGGTGGGAAGATGTTTAACTACACCAACCTGCCGCCGGTGAACTCTTGGGATATTGATAAAAATTCTGCGTTCGTACATTTTGTGATTAACGAAACCGTACACGGTGTGCAGTATCGGGAAGTGCCCAAACTGGGCGACGATATGCCGCCGCTGGTTTGCGATATGTCGAGCGAAATTTTGTCGCGCCCGATTAATGTTTCTGATTTCGGTGTGATTTATGCCGGTGCTCAGAAAAATATCGGCCCGTCTGGAGCGACGATTGTAATTATTCGCGAAGATTTATTAGACAGATGTTCCGACCGCATTCCCGATGTATGGAACTACAAATCTCATATTCAAAAACAAGGTATGTATAACACGCCGGCTACTTATCCGATTTATATTTCCGGCTTGGTGTTCCGCTGGTTGCAGTCGCAAGGCGGGGTGGCGCATATGGAAACCATCAATACGCTGAAAGCCAAAACATTATATGAAGCAATTGATAACAGCGGCGGTTTCTATATCAATAATGTTCATCCGGGTGCGCGTTCTAAAATGAATGTGATTTTTACCACCGGCGACAAACGTTTGGATGAATTGTTTGCACAAGAATCGACTACCCGCGGTTTGCAGTTGCTGCGCGGTTATAAAACCATGGGCGGTATGCGTGCCAGCATTTACAATGCCATGACCTTGCAAGGCGTGGAAGCTTTGATTGCGTTTATGGAAGAATTCCAACGCCGCTACGGTTAA